Genomic DNA from Paenibacillus donghaensis:
GCTCGATCATCCGCAGCGTGGACAGATCATGGGGATCTTTGAGCGGATGGCCTATGCGATCGCCCATGCACAGGACCAGGACAGCGGGTTGTGGTATCAAGTGATGGACCACAACGGCAGGGAAGGCAACTACCTGGAGGCCTCCGCTTCCTGTATGCTGACCTACGCGCTTGCCAAAGGCCAACGGCTGCATTATTTGGCCGAGCTGGACCACAAAGTCGTCGAACATGCGTATGCGGGTATCCTGAAGCAGCTGGTCACCGAGGATGAACAGGGAGTGCACCTGCACCGTATTTGTCACGGTGCCGGACTTGGCGGCAAGAAATACCGCGACGGTTCCTATGGCTATTATATCAGCGAACAGATCGTCAGCGATGTCCAGATGGGAGTAGCCCCGTTCCTGCTGGCTAGCATTGAAATGGAGAAGCTGGGAGCAGGAGAAGAGTGAAAAAGAAGAGCGGGCAAACGGACACAAGACCCGACAGGAACAAGCTGCGGCTGAGGTATCCGGCTTCCTGGTGGCAGGGGATGTGGCGCGAGGCGCTTCCTTCCGGCAACGGCAAGCTTGGCGCCTCTGTCCAAGGCGGCATACAAGAGGAGACGGTGCTGCTCCTGCACAGTGAATTATGGCATTGGGGCTGGAAGGATGAGCTGCCCGATGTTAGTCATACCTTGCCGGAAACCCGGCGGCTGATGGACGAGGAACAATACCTGGAGGCAAGCTGGCATCTGACCCGAACCCTGCAGGCACAGGGATATGCTTCCAGGCTGTCCTCCCGCTTTCCGCTGGCGGCATTGACGGTTTCAATGACCTGTGACAGCGCTTTTCGCAAATACCGCCGGGAACTGGATATGGACACGGGCGAGGTCCAGGTCCGCTGGCAGGAAGGGAAACGGAGTTATTCTAGAAGCCTATTCGTCTCTCGTGCGGATGATTGTGTCGTCTATGAGCTGGAGGGCCGGGAACTGGAGGAGATAGGCACGGTGCAGGAAACAGGAGCAGCAGGCAAGCCGTTGCTTACGGGGACAGTAGGTCTCCGGTTTCCCCCGGGCGACCGCGTACGGGAAGATGAGGAGTTCACGGCGCTGAAGTTGTCAGTAACAGTCAGAGCAGATGGCGATTACCTATTATATGGCGGCCGAAATGACGACGGACAGGACTTTGGTGCGGTGCTACGCCTGATACGGGTGGAAGAAGAGCCTGGTCTGGAAGATGCTACGGATGGCAAAACCTTGAGCCACTTAGGAAGCCAAATGGATTCAGGTGATGCCCGGCGAAGTGAACGGCATGAACCGGAGCTTAGCGGGAAACTCCATTTCCAAACGTCAGGCAAGCTGCTTATCCTTGTCAAAATGTTTGCCGCAGGCGAGCGGAAGCAGGAATGGTCGCGGCTGAAGCAAGAGCTGGCGGCGCTTGGTACCGATTACGGTACGCTGCTGGCGAGGCATACCGAGTTGCACCAGCCGCTGTTCCGCTCCGCAGAGCTTGATTTGGATGATGCGGCTGATGACGGCTGCTGTAATGAAGAGCTGCTGCTAGTAGCCTATGAAGGCGAAGCTCCCACCGGACTTGTTCGCAAGCTCTGGGCCTACGGCCGCTATCTGTTCATCAGCGGAACCTCTGAACACAGCAGTTTGCCTTTTGGACTATACGGCTTATGGGGGGGCGATTACCGGCTGATCTGGGGCCATAACATGGCCAATGAGAATGTGCAGATGATGTATTGGCATGCCGCTGTCGGAGGGTTGTCCCGCCTGAACCTGTCCTTGTTCCGTTATTACAACGGATTGATGGAGGACTTCCGGGACAACGCACGCAAGCTCTATGGCTGCGGCGGCATCTATATCCCAGCTGGAACAACACCCGGCATGGGTGTCCCGAATCAGATTGTCCCGGTCATCATGAACTGGACCGGAGCAGCCGGCTGGCTGGCCAGGCATTATTATGAGCATTACCAGTACACGGGCGATAGGCAGTTTCTGCTTAAGGAGGCTGTGCCCTTTATGATGGAGGCGTTGCGGTTCTATGAAGATTTTCTGGTGCTGGATGCAGACGGGCAATATATCATATACCCGTCCGTCTCCCCGGAGAACACGCCGGAGAACTTCATGCCAAGGGATGGGCAGCAGCTGGCCCATCCTATGCCCACAGCCATCAATGCCACCATGGACATTGCCATCATTAAGGAATTGCTGCAGCATGTCATTGAAGCCAGCCGTATCGCCGGTATCCACTCCGGCGAGATCCCGCGCTGGGAATCCATGCTGGAACGTTTGCCCTCCTATATCCTGGGTGAGGAGGGGGCTGTGAAAGAATGGCTGCATCCCGCTTTTGAAGACCGGTGTGATCATCGTCATCTTTCACATCTGTATCCTGTTTTTCCTGGACAGGAAGTTACCAGGGAGGAACAGCCGGAACTATTCCGGGCCTTCGAGACAACGGTGCATCAGCGCCAGCTTGGAGCCCAGAGCGGCTGGTCTCTTGCCCATATGTCATCCATATATGCACGGCTTGGCGACGGGGAGCGGGCCTTGGAAAGTCTGGATATTCTTGCACGCTCCTGTCTGCTTAATAATGGCTTCACCCTGCATAACGACTGGCGCAATATGGGAGTATGTATGTCCATGCCGGCAGCTCCCGTGCAGCTGGATGCCAATCTGGGCTGGGTCAATGCGGTACAGGAGATGCTGCTCTTTGTATCGCCGCAATGGATCAAACTGCTGCCGGCACTGCCGGCGCGGTGGACCAGGGGCTCTATTCACGGCTGGTGCATACCGGGAGGCAGCCTGTCCCTCGCATGGGATCGGACAACAGGAACATTTCGGGCAGAGCTGACCGCCATCCGCCGGATCACCACGAGGCTTCAACTGCCGGAATGGACCACCTCAAGTAAGCTGTATATCAGCAATCACAGGATCTTGGCTTCGTCTGCTGCGGACGGTACCTATGTGCTTGATCTTGAAGCCGGCGACAGCCTGGTTGTTGAGCAGACCACATACCAATGATACCCCCGACGGCTTAGTGTTCAGTTCAACAATAAGGGATATGATGAGGTAAATGAACACGAAGAGACGGCAGCCTGAGGGCTGCCGTTTTTTGATTTCATGAATCAGTCTGTGCCGAAAGGCTTTTTCTTGTGATACTCGATGATCGTTCTGGCGGTGGCTTCATCGGTGATGAGCATATTAATGAACTGCCCGCTTAGCGCT
This window encodes:
- a CDS encoding glycosyl hydrolase family 95 catalytic domain-containing protein; its protein translation is MKKKSGQTDTRPDRNKLRLRYPASWWQGMWREALPSGNGKLGASVQGGIQEETVLLLHSELWHWGWKDELPDVSHTLPETRRLMDEEQYLEASWHLTRTLQAQGYASRLSSRFPLAALTVSMTCDSAFRKYRRELDMDTGEVQVRWQEGKRSYSRSLFVSRADDCVVYELEGRELEEIGTVQETGAAGKPLLTGTVGLRFPPGDRVREDEEFTALKLSVTVRADGDYLLYGGRNDDGQDFGAVLRLIRVEEEPGLEDATDGKTLSHLGSQMDSGDARRSERHEPELSGKLHFQTSGKLLILVKMFAAGERKQEWSRLKQELAALGTDYGTLLARHTELHQPLFRSAELDLDDAADDGCCNEELLLVAYEGEAPTGLVRKLWAYGRYLFISGTSEHSSLPFGLYGLWGGDYRLIWGHNMANENVQMMYWHAAVGGLSRLNLSLFRYYNGLMEDFRDNARKLYGCGGIYIPAGTTPGMGVPNQIVPVIMNWTGAAGWLARHYYEHYQYTGDRQFLLKEAVPFMMEALRFYEDFLVLDADGQYIIYPSVSPENTPENFMPRDGQQLAHPMPTAINATMDIAIIKELLQHVIEASRIAGIHSGEIPRWESMLERLPSYILGEEGAVKEWLHPAFEDRCDHRHLSHLYPVFPGQEVTREEQPELFRAFETTVHQRQLGAQSGWSLAHMSSIYARLGDGERALESLDILARSCLLNNGFTLHNDWRNMGVCMSMPAAPVQLDANLGWVNAVQEMLLFVSPQWIKLLPALPARWTRGSIHGWCIPGGSLSLAWDRTTGTFRAELTAIRRITTRLQLPEWTTSSKLYISNHRILASSAADGTYVLDLEAGDSLVVEQTTYQ